A single region of the Plasmodium chabaudi chabaudi strain AS genome assembly, chromosome: 3 genome encodes:
- a CDS encoding UDP-N-acetylglucosamine transferase subunit ALG14, putative: protein MLVALCCLSIFIYIYFFFQKKIIYNKNSVQNEDIEIGVVLGSGGHTFEMLEILKLIKNDNIIFHFFCANGDNLSKEKAEKEFEKYRTNFVFIPRCRNIGESYITALIKFIFVFIYCIFLTYKLNNMKLLIVNGPGTCVPVVFSLLFKKYFFFKKIKIVYIESVCRIYSLSLTAKILYRFTDMFVVFSKHLQNKYKKAKFYGYLF from the coding sequence ATGCTTGTAGCTCTTTGTTGCTtaagtatatttatatatatatattttttttttcaaaaaaaaataatctataataaaaatagtgtaCAAAATGAAGACATTGAAATTGGTGTAGTTCTAGGATCAGGAGGTCATACATTTGAAATGttagaaatattaaaacttataaaaaatgataatataatttttcattttttttgtgcaAATGGTGATAATTTGAGTAAGGAAAAAGCAGAAAAAGAATTTGAAAAGTATCGAACAAATTTTGTCTTTATACCAAGGTGTAGAAATATAGGAGAATCATATATAACGgctttaattaaatttatatttgtatttatatattgcatatttttaacatataAATTGAATAATATGAAGTTATTGATAGTAAATGGCCCTGGAACATGTGTACCCGttgtattttcattattatttaaaaaatattttttttttaaaaaaataaagatagtTTATATAGAAAGTGTTTGTAGGATATATTCCTTATCATTGACtgcaaaaattttatatagatTTACTGACATGTTTGTTGTTTTTTCTAAgcatttacaaaataagtataaaaaaGCAAAGTTTTATGGCTATTTATTCtga
- a CDS encoding pseudouridine synthase, putative — MLKLLFRRNTLRRFSTTKNLLDINNLILYNGNDYMVIEKEYGVSTFGRSEKKKSIIKSLQLLNNENAHNFEIVYKLHSTVGGCLLICKNQFIKKHLYKNVFITLVYGKVKVKYNTHNEIKMHLKYMPNSNIMIPVCENSNNINNLQILTYEVISNTILLNKQNYSLLKIYINANNSKYIKPLLFYSLNTCIVGDNEYINIQKKLKINPNLVYDLAEKKNNNYNLAYEKKILLKTLHKHNKELKLHLYCFNVTFESHCNKFISIFCQLPKHIKDTLHLFGASSLIKLIDEQTENKHNLGLANGTVAKPSTIGEESVKNGILQTDKDVNTILQTDENNKFYDAMKDQNRLDEENEELLKEIYGKNDINKRSRKKQRRGVLAKNPSKLTTSDAPIYFTDIQ, encoded by the exons atg CTAAAATTGCTATTCAGGAGAAATACGCTAAGAAGATTTTCgacaacaaaaaatttgcttgatataaataatct TATCCTGTACAATGGCAACGATTACATGGTTATTGAAAAGGAATATGGAGTGTCTACATTTGGAAGaagtgaaaaaaagaaaagtataataaaaagtttgcagttattaaataatgaaaatgcaCACAACTTtgaaattgtatataaattacaCAGTACTGTTGGGGGTTGCTTattaatttgtaaaaatcaatttattaaaaagcatttatataaaaatgtatttataacatTAGTTTATGGGAAggtaaaagtaaaatataatacacataatgaaataaaaatgcatttaaaatatatgcctaattcaaatattatgataCCAGTATGtgaaaatagtaataatataaacaatttacAAATTCTAACTTATGAAGTAATTAGTaatactattttattaaataaacaaaattatagcttattaaaaatatatataaatgcaaataattcaaaatatataaagcctttattattttattctttaaatACATGTATAGTTGGtgataatgaatatataaatattcagaaaaagttaaaaattAACCCTAATCTGGTATACGATTTggctgaaaaaaaaaacaataattataaccttgcatatgaaaaaaaaatattattaaaaactttacataaacataataaagaaCTCAAACTGCACCTTTACTGTTTTAATGTTACTTTTGAATCACattgtaataaatttatttcaatattttgTCAACTTCctaaacatataaaagaCACATTACATTTATTTGGTGCCTCCAGTTTGATTAAACTGATTGATGAACAAACggaaaataaacataatttgGGTCTCGCAAATGGGACAGTAGCAAAACCAAGTACCATAGGGGAAGAAAgtgtaaaaaatggaattcTGCAGACGGACAAGGATgtaaatacaattttacaGACGGACGAAAACAACAAATTTTACGACGCCATGAAGGACCAAAATAGATTGGATGAAGAGAATGAAGAATTACtgaaagaaatatatggaaaaaatgatattaataAGAGGAGtcgaaaaaaacaaagaagAGGAGTATTGGCAAAAAACCCTAGTAAATTAACCACTTCTGATGCACCAATTTATTTCACTGATATTCAGTGa
- a CDS encoding GDP-fructose:GMP antiporter, putative produces the protein MVNKKLPVLFSIITYLASSITSVFVNKYMLITNILDTIFLIFLQHLSCLVFLFIFKSYLSKIQKEDDVKNEFFTLYEGIKHLWPLIISFNFTLIFGNLCLKYTIISSYQLARSMTLPFNFIFSYFFFKHIKFNFFMICSCILVSIGFFIFSADAINTNHKAVIYGIIVSIGQAIHLNLLKQKLIVYKNKMKMLHYNLIYSSIILFIYLLITGRILQILNLTYHGFTLLILSCLSSICVTFSSFMCIYYTDNVAYNMIGNVKSTLQTFLSKFYNSEEFNTSTMIGIILTTLGSFTYGYSSEYSKKKIN, from the exons atggtgaataaaaaacttccagtattattttcaattatcACTTACTTAGCTTCATCAATAACATCCgtttttgttaataaatatatgctaataacaaatattttggacactattttcttaatttttttacaacatTTATCATGtttagtttttttatttatttttaaaagttaTTTATCCAAAATTCAAAAAGAAGATGAcgttaaaaatgaattttttactttGTATGAAGGGATAAAACATTTATGGCCtttaataatatcatttaattttacatTGATTTTTGGAAACTtatgtttaaaatatacTATCATATCATCTTATCAGCTAGCTAGATCTATGACATTACcttttaatttcatattctcttattttttttttaagcatattaaattcaatttttttatgatctGTTCATGCATTTTGGTCTCCATCggatttttcattttctctGCGGATGCAATTAATACCAACCACAAGGCCGTAATATATG GCATCATCGTTTCCATAGGACAAGCAATACACTTAAACTTATTAAAGCAAAAattaattgtatataaaaacaaaatgaaaatgttaCACTACAATTTGATATACTCCtccattattttgtttatatatttattaataactGGAAGAATATTGCAAATTCTTAATTTAACATATCACGGATTTACCTTATTAATTCTTTCTT GCTTATCATCCATTTGTGTAACATTCTCATCGTTTATGTGTATTTATTACACAGACAATGTTGCTTATAATATGATTGGAAATGTAAAGTCAACACTtcaaacatttttaagtaaattttataattcagAAGAATTTAATACAAGCACAATGATTGGAATAATATTAACTACATTAGGCTCGTTTACATATGGATATTCTAGcgaatattcaaaaaaaaaaattaattaa
- a CDS encoding tyrosine kinase-like protein, putative: MGRRKVWGQSYVRTNKGVYIGDIEDKKKHGWGIAINNNGNKYEGLFENDERNIFGSELLCCLYRHNYKNKKKERDDEKLDGNEIEQNSEKEFEKGNICLNSNRYIYIGKFKNGKKHGNGVLIDYNNYVMYSCIFLNNIIAYKDILFSLTNNYQSKYEPSHFFSFHHDQMVCEKESGTTAFFDKDTQSVTIESDGSKNTLTNERDTHSLITNRYKNTTFHYIKFYEHVIGKIKKYDLHELFLKYESREEKCNWDDEINNDYTQLEENEINHPTNTNDEPLSKQSMSDCAYKSHDNNCHNIMISESQKDTDLYNEINKTLPSYLRKKKKHNFLSLSYAHNSIYWNVFELNFFLFFVGIPKKIIEIFIINEIDGYCLKYIENKLLENMGISDKIIKKCIILSVQCLLKLREKYKHKKKTKISSNEIDNKLLLNKNKIWLLKLIGRGGYNNVYKCLYINNIKKIRNINRTLNNIALKICIDKKYSYDLFSELNILSTLRHPNVSLFLGGIKNPQAIALEYIPCGSIFDILHKKKIKIKLLDIIKMCKDITAFMSFLHNKGILHCDLKSANILLSESGEIKICDFGLSIQNFDDKPKYLGIVGTYQWTAPEILRGEGYTKKADIYSFGVILWELLHRKIPFNDLKHPLDIIAQVGYSNKHLIINNNINSKLLYVLTSCLHKDKRKRKSFFFWSEYFDILYKANICCEDTNLSFLLS, translated from the coding sequence ATGGGAAGAAGAAAAGTATGGGGACAAAGTTATGTAAGAACAAATAAAGGTGTATATATAGGAGATAtagaagataaaaaaaaacatggaTGGGGTATagcaataaataataatggaaataaatatgaagggttgtttgaaaatgatgaaagaaatatatttggtTCAGAATTATTATGTTGTTTATACAGACataattacaaaaataaaaaaaaagaaagagaTGACGAAAAATTGGACGGAAATGAGATAGAACAAAATAGTGAAAAAGAATTTGAAAAAGgtaatatttgtttaaattcaaataggtatatatatataggcaaatttaaaaatggaaaaaaacatgGAAATGGTGTATTAAtagattataataattatgttatGTACagttgtatatttttaaataatattattgcatataaagatattttattttccttaaCTAATAATTATCAATCAAAATATGAGCCATCCCACTTCTTTTCATTTCATCATGATCAAATGGTATGCGAAAAAGAAAGTGGAACAACAGCCTTTTTTGATAAAGATACCCAAAGTGTTACCATCGAAAGTGACGGAAGTAAAAACACGTTGACAAACGAAAGAGACACGCATTCGCTCATAACAAAtcgatataaaaataccaCGTTTCattacataaaattttatgaacatgTAATAggtaaaattaaaaaatatgatttacatgaactatttttaaaatatgagtCAAGGGAAGAGAAATGCAATTGGGATGACGAGATAAATAATGACTACACTCAATTAGAAGAAAACGAAATAAATCATCCTACCAACACAAATGACGAACCATTAAGTAAGCAAAGTATGTCCGATTGTGCGTACAAAAGCCATGATAACAATTGTCACAACATAATGATTAGTGAAAGTCAAAAGGACACAGACCTATAtaacgaaataaataaaacccTTCCCTCATAtcttagaaaaaaaaaaaaacataattttttatcactaTCTTATGCACATAATAGTATATACTGGAATGTTTttgaattaaatttttttttattttttgttggaattcctaaaaaaataatcgaaatatttataataaatgaaatagatGGATATTgcttaaaatatatagaaaataaattattagaaaATATGGGAATTTctgataaaattattaaaaagtgtattatattatctGTTCAatgtttattaaaattaagagaaaaatataaacataaaaaaaaaacaaaaatatcaaGCAACGAAATTGACAATAAAttacttttaaataaaaataaaatctggttattaaaattaataggAAGAGGTGGTTACAATAATGTTTATAAATGCTTATATATCAATaacatcaaaaaaattagaaatataaatcgCACACTTAACAATATcgcattaaaaatatgtatagaCAAAAAATACAGTTATGACCTTTTTTCAGAACTCAACATTTTATCAACTTTAAGACATCCAAatgtttcattatttttagggGGCATAAAAAACCCACAAGCAATAGCATTAGAATATATACCATGTGGTAgtatatttgatatattacataaaaaaaaaataaaaataaaacttttagatataattaaaatgtgTAAAGATATAACAGCATTTATGTCATTTCTTCATAACAAAGGAATATTACATTGTGATTTAAAATCagcaaatattttattatcagaATCTggtgaaattaaaatatgtgaCTTTGGTTTATCaattcaaaattttgatgATAAACCAAAATATTTAGGTATCGTAGGAACATATCAATGGACTGCCCCAGAAATATTAAGGGGTGAAggatatacaaaaaaagcAGATATATATTCCTTTGGTGTTATATTATGGGAGCTTTTACATCGAAAAATACCATTTAATGATTTAAAGCATCCACTAGATATTATAGCTCAAGTTGGATATTCAAACAAACAtcttattataaataataatataaatagcaAACTACTATATGTATTAACTAGCTGTTTACATAAAGATAAAAGGAAAAGaaaatctttttttttttggtctgaatattttgatatCCTCTACAAAGCTAATATATGCTGTGAGGACACCAACTTATCTTTCCTCTTGAGCTAG
- a CDS encoding asparagine--tRNA ligase, putative, whose translation MAIEVDEETLKIAKEFQKQNEEEIKFKKLKPETVKVNEPSSNLLKINEAACRGRIKICNLLNVPMSENEYNNKDKMEKNKYIDQLVVVCGWSKAVRKQGGGRFCFVNLNDGSCHLNLQIVVNQNIENYDKLLKCGIGCCFRFTGTLILSPVQNTEKKGLLNENVELTLTDNSIHSFEIYGENLDPQKYPLSKKNHGKEFLREVAHLRPRSYFISSVMRIRNALMVSTHLFFQSRGFICIQTPLITTSDCEGGGEMFTVTTLLNENGDISAIPKTKKKTSNNQTVKREDQTANEPIANTTNNTNEYVIDYKKDFFSKQAFLTVSGQLSLENLCSSMGDVYTFGPTFRAESSHTSRHLAEFWMIEPEMAFADIYDNMEVAEAYIKYCIRYVLDNHFHDIYYFEENVEKGLIDRLKNILNDDFAKITYTNAIDLLTKYSTNFDVPVKWGMDLQSEHERFIAEQIFKKPVIVYNYPKDLKAFYMKLNDDQKTVAAMDVLVPKIGEVIGGSQREDNLELLDKMIVEKKLNIESYWWYRQLRKFGTHPHSGFGLGFERLIMLVTGVDNIKDTIPFPRYHGHAEF comes from the coding sequence atggctATCGAAGTTGATGAGGAAACACTGAAAATTGCCAAGGAGTTCCAAAAACAAAACgaagaagaaataaaatttaaaaaattaaaaccgGAAACTGTAAAAGTAAATGAACCAAgttcaaatttattaaaaataaacgaaGCAGCATGTAGAggaagaataaaaatatgtaaccTCTTAAACGTACCAATGAgtgaaaatgaatataataataaagataaaatggaaaaaaataaatacattgaTCAATTGGTAGTTGTTTGTGGATGGAGTAAAGCAGTTAGGAAACAAGGTGGTGGTCGATTTTGTTTTGTAAACCTAAATGATGGTTCATgtcatttaaatttacaaatagttgtaaatcaaaatatagaaaattatgataaattattaaaatgtgGTATTGGATGTTGTTTTAGATTTACTGGAactttaattttatcacCTGTACAAAatacagaaaaaaaaggtttattaaatgaaaatgttgaATTAACATTAACAGATAATTCTATACATAgttttgaaatatatggTGAAAATTTAGATCCTCAAAAATATCCactttcaaaaaaaaatcatggAAAAGAATTTTTAAGGGAAGTAGCACATCTACGACCTCGTAGTTATTTCATAAGTTCTGTTATGAGAATTAGAAATGCATTAATGGTATCTAcacatcttttttttcaaagcCGAGggtttatatgtatacagACTCCTTTAATAACTACTTCAGATTGTGAAGGAGGTGGTGAAATGTTTACAGTAACAACCCtcttaaatgaaaatggtGATATCAGTGCAATCcctaaaacaaaaaaaaaaacaagcaATAATCAAACAGTAAAAAGAGAAGATCAAACTGCAAACGAGCCAATAGCAAACAcaacaaataatacaaatgaatatgtaattgattataaaaaagatttttttagtaaacAAGCATTTTTAACAGTAAGTGGACAACTGTCTCTTGAAAACTTATGTTCATCTATGGGAgatgtatatacatttgGGCCCACGTTTAGAGCAGAAAGTTCACATACATCAAGGCATTTAGCAGAGTTTTGGATGATTGAACCTGAAATGGCATTTGctgatatatatgataatatgGAAGTAGCTGaagcatatattaaatattgtatTCGTTATGTTTTAGATAACCATTTtcatgatatatattactttGAAGAAAATGTTGAAAAAGGATTAATAGATagattgaaaaatattttaaatgatgaTTTTGCAAAAATCACATATACAAATGCTATtgatttattaacaaaatattccACTAATTTTGATGTGCCAGTAAAATGGGGTATGGATCTACAATCAGAACATGAAAGATTTATAGCTGAACagatttttaaaaaaccagttattgtatataattatccAAAGGATTTAAAAgctttttatatgaaattaaatgatgatCAAAAAACTGTTGCTGCTATGGATGTACTAGTCCCAAAAATTGGAGAAGTTATTGGTGGATCACAAAGGGAAGATAATTTAGAATTATTAGATAAAATGAtagttgaaaaaaaattaaatatcgAAAGTTATTGGTGGTATAGACAATTAAGAAAATTTGGAACACATCCACATTCTGGATTCGGTTTAGGATTTGAAAGACTAATTATGCTTGTTACAGGTGTTGATAACATTAAAGATACAATCCCTTTCCCAAGATACCACGGACATGCCGAATTTTAG